The Streptomyces achromogenes DNA segment GGCTGAGGCTCAGCGTCTCGCCGATCTCGGTGTTGGTCAGCCCGCGGGCGACGAGGGCCAGCACCTCGCGTTCCCGCTCGGAGAGTCCCTCCGGTCCGCCGACGGCGGGTGGGCCGGAGGGGCCGCGCAGGAACCGGGCGATCAGCCGGGCGGTCGAGCCCGGGCGACAGCAGCGCCTCGCCGGCGGCGACCGTGCGGATGGCATCCAGGAGTTCGGCGGGCCGGGTGTCCTTCACCAGGAAGCCGGAGGCGCCCGCGCGAAACGCCTCGACGATGTTCACGTCGGTGCCGGGCGCGGGGATTGCTCCCCGGGGAGTACCCCGGGCGCGTCAGGACGGTGTGGGCGGGTGGGTCAGGACGGTGTGCGAGCCGCGGCCAGGAGGCGGGTCACGTCGTCCGCGCAGATCGTCAGCGCCGCGCCCACCGTCGCGAGGACCTCGCGTTCGGCCGGGGTGTAGGGGCCGTCCGCGAGGGCGATGCGGGCGCCCTGCAGCAGGATCGATTCGCGGCCGACCGGTGCGAGGTGGGGTGCGAGCGGGTCGAGGGCCTCGTGGAGCTCTATGGCCAGCCCGGGTCCGTAGGACTCGCCGTAGCTGCGGCCGGTGTCGGCGGCCAGCGCGTCGACGAGGGCGGCGAGCTGTTCCTCCGTGCAGTCGGCGAAGCCGGCCGCGCGCACCGCTCCGGCCGCCGTCTCGAGGGCGGTGCGGGCGCAGCCGCCGCCCGCGGACAGCACCGCGAGGGCGACGGTGTGGACGGCGTCGCGGAGCATCGCCGAGAAGCGGACGGTGGTGGGGTGGTCGAGGGCGTCGGCGCCGAAGTGCCGGTGGCAGGCCGCGCACTCGACGACGGGGCCGGTCTCGCCGCGCGGCAGGACGGGCACGCCGAGCACGGTGAAGCGGCGCTGGCCGGTCAGCCGCTGGTAGTTGCGGTCTCCGCCGCAGCCCGGGCAGAAGAACTCGCCATCGCCGACGGGTGTCCACGCGGTGCGGGTGCCCAGGATGCGGGCACGCCTGGTGACACGGCCGTCTCGTCCCCGTTCTGGCAGCACGTCGCACCTCCATCAGCCGCGGCAACATCGCCGCATGCCCCCGTGATGTTAGCCACATCATTGAGGTGTAGTCAGCACCCGGGACGAGACCTCTCCGTGACCTTCACGGTCGGATGGCCGATATACGACGGGGCCCCGGCCGCCGAGTACGGCGACCGGGGCCTCGGACCACCGATGAGGATGGTCAGCGGCTCGCGCGGTTGACGGCCGAGACGACCGCCTTCAGCGAGGCACGCGTCGTGTTCGCGTCGATGCCGATGCCCCACAGGACCTTGTCGCCGATCGCGCACTCGATGTAGGAGGCGGCCTGCGCGGAGGCGCCCTCGCTCATCGTGTGCTCCTGGTAGTCCAGCAGGCGTACGTCGACGCCGACGGACTGCAGGGCGTCGAAGAAGGCCGAGATCGGACCGTTGCCGGTACCGGTCAGGACGGTGTCCTCGCCGTCGACGGTGGCCTCGACGGTCAGGGTGTCCACGCCGTCGGTGTCGGTGGTCGACTGCCCGGTGCGGACCTGGATGCGGCCCCAGGGGTTCTCGGGGTTCGGCAGGTACTCGTCCTGGAAGACGGACCAGATGGCGCTGCCGGTGACCTCGCCGCCCTCGGCGTCCGTCTTGGCCTGGATGAGCTTGGAGAACTCGATCTGCATGCGGCGGGGCAGGTCCAGCTTGTGGTCGTTCTTCAGGACGTACGCGATACCGCCCTTGCCGGACTGCGAGTTGACGCGGATGACCGCCTCGTAGGAGCGGCCGACGTCCTTCGGGTCGATCGGCAGGTACGGGACGGCCCACTCGATGTCGTCGACGGTGACGCCCTTGGCGGCCGCGTCGGCCTCCAAGGCGTCGAAGCCCTTCTTGATGGCGTCCTGGTGGGAGCCGGAGAAGGACGTGTAGACCAGGTCGCCCACGTACGGGTGGCGCGGGTGGACCTCCATCTGGTTGCAGTACTCCCACGTGCGACGGATCTCGTCGATGTCGGAGAAGTCGATCTGCGGGTCGACGCCCTGGGAGAAGAGGTTCATGCCCAGGGTGACCAGGTCGACGTTGCCGGTGCGCTCGCCCTGCCCGAACAGACAGCCCTCGACGCGGTCGGCGCCGGCCATCAGCGCCAGCTCGGCGGCGGCGACGGCGGTGCCGCGGTCGTTGTGCGGGTGGACGGAGATGACGACGTGCTCACGGCGGGAGATGTTGCGGCTCATCCACTCGAAGCGGTCGGCGTGGGTGGAGGGCGTGGAGCGCTCGACGGTGGCCGGCAGGTTCAGGATGATCTCGCGGCCCGGTCCGGGCTGGTAGACGTCCATCACCGCCTCGCAGACCTGCAGGGCGAAGTCCAGCTCGGTGTCGGTGAAGATCTCGGGGCTGTACTGGTATCCGAACTCGGTCTCCGGGCCCAGCAGCTTCTCCGCGTACTCCATGACCAGGCGGGTGCCGTCGACGGCGATCTGCTTGATGTCGTCCTTGGAGCCGCGGAAGACGACCCGGCGGAAGACGGGCGCGGTGGCGTTGTACAGGTGGACGGTGGCGCGGCGGGCGCCCTTCAGGGACTCCACGGTCCGCTCGATCAGGTCCTCACGGGCCTGGGTCAGTACGGAGATCGTGACGTCGTCCGGGATCGCGCCCTCTTCCTCGATGATCGAGCGCACGAAGTCGAAGTCGGTCTGTCCGGAGGCCGGGAAGCCGACCTCGATCTCCTTGTAGCCCATCTTGACCAGCTGGTCGAACATCCGGCGCTTGCGCTCGGGCGACATGGGGTCGATCAGGGCCTGGTTGCCGTCGCGCAGGTCGGTGGAGAGCCAGCGGGGGGCGGCGGTGATCCGGTTGTCCGGCCAGGTGCGGTCGGGGATGTCGACCTGGTCGTACTGCCCGTACTTGTGGATCGGCATCTGGCTGGGCTGCTGGCGGTTCGCCATGGGGCGTTGGCTCCTCGGGGTGACCGGAGAATGTCCGGACGGAAGGACGGCCGACACGCAACACCAAGCTCCGCGGGGAGGGGGTCGGCCTCGACTACAGGCCCTCGCCGCGGCAGCTAAGGAGAAGCAGCCCGAAACGCATAGTGCTCCGCAGCCTAGCCGAGCCGCATCTGTCGCGGTGGTGCGTATCAGTATGCGGGACCACCGGGAGCAACTGAAGAGAAAAGGGACGAAACATGCGCCATACCACTTGAAGCCATGAATCTGCCGCGTTTGTCACCGTTTTTCACCGATCATGGTTGCCCGTAGTGACAGGTGGGTCACACAGTGCGAAGGTGCCGGTCATGACGACTCACGGGGGCTTCGAGCCCGTCTTCTGCACCGTCGTACCGCCGCACCTCCTCCACCGGCTGGCGCGCAACGACGACCCCGCGCTCTCCGGTCCCGCCCGGCGCACCCTCCTGCGCGACAGCGAACTGCGCGCCCTGCGCCAGGTGACCACCGAGTTCCGCCTGGCCGCCGCCCCGGCCGTGAAGGCGCCCTCCGACCAGCCGCTGCGCACGATCTACGACTGCGGGCACGGCACCGACCTGCCCGGCGCGAAGGTCCGCTCCGAGGGCCAGGACCCCGGCAGGGACGCGACCGTCAACCGCGCGTACTCCGGGCTCGGCGCCACCTTCGACCTCTATCTGAAGGCCTACCGGCGGCACTCCATCGACGACGACGGCCTGCCGCTGGACGCCAGCGTCCACTACGACGAGGGCTACAACAACGCCTTCTGGAACGGCGAGCAGATGGTGTTCGGCGACGGCGACGGCGAGATCTTCCTCGACTTCACCAACTCCATCGACGTCATCGGGCACGAGCTCACCCACGGCGTCACCCAGTACACGGCGAACCTGACCTACTACGGGCAGCCCGGCGCCCTCAACGAGTCGATGTCCGACGTCTTCGGCTCGCTCATCAAGCAGTACTCGCTCGGCCAGACCGCCGCCGAGGCCGACTGGCTGATCGGCGCGGGCCTGCTCGCCCCGGACGTCACCGGCACCGCGCTGCGCTCGATGAAGGCCCCGGGCACCGCGTACGACGACGACGTCCTCGGCAAGGACCCGCAGCCCGCGACCATGGACGAATACGTCCGCACCGGCCGCGACAACGGCGGCGTGCACATCAACTCGGGCATCCCCAACCACGCGTTCTACCTGGCCGCCGCCGCTCTCGGCGGGTACGCCTGGGAGAAGGCGGGCCAGATCTGGTACGACGTCCTGACCGGCGGCGAGCTCGGGGACCGGGCCTTCTTCACCGACTTCGCCGCGCTGACGGTGAAGGCGGCGCGCGAGCGGTTCGGCGACGGCGGCGACGAGTTCCAGGCCGTGCAGAAGGCGTGGGAGCAGGTCGGGGTGCGGATCCTGTAGTTCCGTACTACACAGGGACCCATGCGTATTCAGGTGAGGCGCACGGGCGGGTTCGCGGGCATCGAGCGGCAGGCCGAGGTGGACACGGCGGGGCGGTCCGACGCAGGCGAGTGGCACGCCCTGGCCGAGGAGGCGGTCGCCGCCGGCCGGGGCACGCCCCCGCAGGGTGTGCCGGACGGCTTCCGCTACGAGATCACGGTGGACGGCAGGACCGTCCACGCGGCCGACCCGCGACTGACGTCGCAGCAGCGCGAGCTGATCACGAGAGTGCTCAAGGAAGGCGCCTGATCGGCAGTTCCCGTAAGGGCGTTGACTTCCTTACCCATCGGTAAGGATGATCCCGACCATGGCGAACGATCAGCGCGCGGCGGCGCATCCGATCCCCCGGTTCCCGGCGGACTTCCTGTGGGGCGTGTCCACGTCCGCACACCAGATCGAAGGCGCGGTGGCGGAGCGCGAACCGTCCGTGTGGGACGTCTTCACGGCCGAGCCGGGACGGGTGAAGGACGGCTCCACGGCCGCCGTGGCGTGCGACCACGTCCGCCGCCACGGCGAGGACGTGGCCCTCCTGGCGGGCCTCGGCGTCAACGCCTACCGCTTCTCCGTCTCCTGGCCGCGGGTCAACGCCCCCGGCGGTCTCGACTTCTACGACCGTCTCGTGGACGAGCTGCTGGCGGCGGGCGTCCGCCCGGTCCCCACCCTCTTCCACTGGGACCTGCCGGCGGACCTGGACTGGATGGAGCGGGACACGGCGTCCCGGTTCGCGGAGTACGCGTCGGTGGTGGTGGACCGGCTCGGGGACCGCGTCACGAAGTGGATCACCCTCAACGAGCCCGCCGAGCACACCCTGCTGGGGCACGCGCTCGGCACCCACGCCCCCGGCAAGCAGCTCCTCTTCGACGCGCTGCCGGCCGCCCACCACCAGCTGCTCGGTCACGGTCTCGCCGTGCAGGCGCTGCGCGCGGCCGGCGCCGCGGACATCGGCATCGCCAACTCGCACGGCCCGACCTGGCCGGCCTCGCAGGAGCCCGCCGACCTGGAGGCGGCGGCGTTCTACGACGTCCTGCTCAACCGCCTGTTCGCCGAGCCGCTGCTGCTCGGCGCGTACCCGGAGGGCCTCGGCGAGCTGATGCCGGGCGACGTCGCGGCCGACCTGAAGATCATCGGCGAGCCGCTCGACTGGTACGGCGTCAACTACTACGCCCCGACCCGGGTGGGCGCCCCGCAGGGCACCGAAATCGAGTTCGGCGGGATCACCATGCCGGCCGAACTCCCCTTCTCCGTCCAGGAGATCGAGGGCGTCCCGGTGACCGACTTCGGCTGGCCGGTGGTCCCCGAAGGTCTGACCGAGCTCCTGACGACCTTCAAGGACCGCTACGGCGACCGCCTCCCGCCGGTCGTCATCACCGAGAACGGCTGCTCCTACGAGGGCCTCGACGACCAGGCCCGGATCGCCTACCTGGACGGCCACCTCCGCGCCCTGCACCGGGCCCTGGAGGAGGGCGTGGACGTGCGCGGCTACTTCGTCTGGTCGCTGCTGGACAACTTCGAGTGGGCGGAGGGCTACGCGCGGCGCTTCGGCCTCGTCCACGTGGACTTCGCGACGCAGGTCCGCACCCCGAAGGCCTCCTACGCCTGGCTGCGGGACGTCCTCCAGGCGCAGGGATGACGACGGCGGACAGGGCCGCGACGACCGCGCTGGCCGAGCCCGTCGAACGGGTGGGCCGCGGCTGGACCTCGGCCCTGTCCCTCGCCAACGGGGCGATCTGGGTGGGCTGGTACGGCCCCCTGCAGATCCTGCTGGCCTCCCAGGCCGAGGACTTCGCGCCCGGCTCCGGCATGTCGAAGGAGGCGATGCTGGCGTGGGTGACGGGCGTCGGCGCGGTCGTCTCGCTGGCGGCGAACCCGCTCTTCGGCGCGCTGTCGGACCGTACGACGTCCCGCCGGGGGCGCCGCACCCCGTGGATCGTGGCCGGGACGGCGGGCGGCGTCCTGTCACTGCTGCTGCTCGCGGGCGCGCGCGGGGTGTGGACGATGGCGCTGGGCTGGTGCCTGGTGCAGCTGACGCTGAACGCGGCCTTCGCAGCGGTGACGGCGGCCGTCCCCGACCGGGTCCCCCGGTTCCAGCGTGGCTCGGTGGGCGGCTGGCTGGGGGTCGCGCAGATCCTCGGCGTGGTCGGCGGCACGGGGCTCGCGACGGCCGCCGGGGGCATCGGGGCGGGCTATGTGGCGTGCGCGGTCTTCACGGCGCTGGGCGTGCTGCCGTACGTGCTGCGCTACGAGGACCTGCGGCTGGCGGAGGAGGACCGGCCGGCCTGGTCCTGGCGGGGCTTCGCGGCCGGCTTCTGGCTGAGTCCGCGCCGGTACCCGGACCTCGGGTGGGCGTGGCTGACCCGCTTCCTGATGAACCTGAGCAACGCGCTGGTGCTGCTCTACCTCCTGTACTACCTGCGCGACCGCCTGCACCACGCCGACCCCGAGGGCGGCGTGCTGATCCTGACGGCGGTGAACGGGCTGACGCTGCTCGCCACGGTCGTCGTCGGCGGCGTCTGGTCGGACCGGATCGGCCGGCGCAAGCCGTTCGTCATCTGGTCCGGCGTGCTGATGGCGGTGGCCACGGCGATGCTGGCGGCCTGGCAGACCTGGCCGGGGGCGATCGTGGCGTCGGCGGTGCTGGGCGTCGGCTTCGGCGTCTTCACCTCGGTCGACTTCGCGCTGATGACGGACGTGCTGCCGCAGGCCGGGGACCGGGGCAAGGACCTGGGCATCATCAACGTGGCCAACGCCCTGCCCCAGGTCGCCGCGCCCGCCCTGGCCGCCCCGATCGTGACGTACCTGGGCGGCTACCGGGTGCTGTACCTGGTGTCCGCCGTGATCTGCCTGGCGGGAGCGGTCCTGGTGGGACGGATCCGGGGGGTGGACTGAGCCACCGGCCGACCGGCCCGCCGGTGGCTTGCCGCCGCCACCGCGTGACGACGACGGCCGAGCCGCCCGCTCGCGCCCTCAGAAGCCCAGTTTGCGCAGCTGCTTGGGGTCGCGCTGCCAGTCCTTGGCCACCTTCACGTGCAGGTCCAGGAAGACCGGAGTGCCCAGCAGCGCCTCGATCTGCTTGCGGGACTTGATGCCGACGTCCTTCAGGCGCTTGCCCTTGGGGCCGATGATGATGCCCTTCTGGCTGGGGCGCTCGATGTAGATGTTGGCGTGGATGTCGAGCAGCGGCTTCTCGGCCGGGCGGTCCTCCCGCGGGAGCATCTCCTCGACGACGACCGCGATGGAGTGCGGCAGCTCGTCGCGGACGCCCTCCAGCGCGGCCTCGCGGATCAGCTCGGCGACCATCACCTGCTCGGGCTCGTCGGTCAGGTCGCCCTCGGGGTAGAGCGGCGGGCTCTCGGGGAGCATCGGCACGAGCAGGTCGGCCAGCAGCTCGACCTGCTGGTCGCCGACGGCCGAGACCGGCACGATCTCCGCCCACTCGAACCCCAGCTCCTTGCCGAGCTGGTCGATCGCGATGAGCTGTTCGGCCAGCGTCTTGGAGTCCACCAGGTCGGTCTTGGTGACGACCGCGACCTTCGGGGTGCGCTTGATGCCGGCCAGCTCCTTGGCGATGAACCGGTCGCCGGGGCCCAGCTTCTCGTTGGCCGGCAGGCAGAAGCCGATGACGTCGACCTCGGCCCAGGTGGCGCGCACGACGTCGTTCAGCCGCTCGCCGAGCAGGGTGCGCGGCTTGTGCAGCCCCGGAGTGTCCACCAGGATCAGCTGGGCCTCGGGGCGGTGCACGATGCCCCGCACGGTGTGCCGCGTGGTCTGCGGACGGTTCGAGGTGATCGCCACCTTCTTCCCGACCAGAGCGTTCGTGAGGGTGGACTTGCCGGCGTTGGGGCGGCCCACGAAGCAGGCGAAGCCGGCACGGTGTACGGACTCGGCCGGCTGCTCGGATGACTGGTTGCGAACGCTCATGGCCCCCATTCTCCCTGATCCGCAAAGCACCGCCGTACACACGAGCGGTCGGGCTCCGGGTGGTGAGCTCCCGGAAACCTCCACGCAACGAAACGTCACGGAAACACGTGTGTGCACTGGAGGAAACGCAATGCGGTGACCCTCTGACGAGCCCCCGCATCGTTGGAGACATCGTGACTCTGGCCGCCGCCCACGCGAACACCGGCGACACCGCCTGGTTGCTCGCCGCCACCGCCCTCGTCCTGCTGATGACCCCGGGACTGGCCCTCTTCTACGGCGGCATGGTCCGCACGAAGAGCGTCCTCAACATGCTGATGATGAGCTTCGTGTCGATCGCCCTGGTCACGGTGGTGTGGCTGGCGGCCGGCTACTCCCTCGCCTTCGGGAAGGACGCCGGCGGCGGCCTGATCGGCGGGCTCGAGCACGCCGGGATGGCCGGCCTCGGCCCGGACAGCGTCCAGGGCACGGTCCCGACCCTGCTGTTCGCCACCTTCCAGCTCACCTTCGCGATCATCACCGCCGCGCTGATCAGCGGCGCGATCGCGGACCGGGCGAAGTTCGCGGCCTGGCTGGTCTTCGTGCCGGTCTGGGCACTGCTCGTATACGTTCCCGTCGCGCACTGGGTCTGGGGCCCGGGCGGCTGGATCTTCGACCGGCTCGGTGCGCTGGACTTCGCGGGCGGCCTCCCCGTCGAGATCACGTCCGGGGCCTCCGGTCTGGCGTTGTGCCTGGTCCTGGGCCCGCGGCTGGGCTTCAAGAAGGACGCGATGCGTCCGCACAACCTGCCCATGGTGATGCTGGGCGCGGGCCTGCTGTGGTTCGGCTGGTTCGGCTTCAACGCCGGTTCCGCGCTGGGCGCGAACGGGCTGGCGGCGGCGGCCTTCCTCAACACGCTCGCGGCCGGCTGCACGGGCCTGCTGGGCTGGCTCTTCGTCGAGCAGCGGCGCGACGGCCACCCGACGACGCTGGGCGCGGCCTCCGGCGCGGTCGCCGGACTGGTGGCGATCACGCCGTCCTGCGGCTCCGTCTCCCTCCTCGGCGCCCTGGTCGTGGGCCTCGCCGCCGGCGTCGTCTGCTCCTACGCCGTGAGCTGGAAGTTCAGGCTGAACTACGACGACTCCCTCGACGTCGTGGGCGTCCACCTGGTCGGCGGCGTCATCGGCACGCTCCTGATCGGCGTCTTCGCCGTGGACACCATGACCGGCGGCCCCGAGGGCCTGCTGTACGGCGGCGGGTTCGGGCAGCTCGGCAGGCAGCTGGTCGCGGTGATCGCGGTCGCCGCCTACGCCTTCACCGTGACCTACGGCATCGGCAAGCTGCTCGACCGCACGATCGGCCTGCGCGCGGACGAGGACCACGAGCACACCGGCCTGGACCTTACGGTGCACGCCGAGACGGCATACGATCACGGCGTCCTGGGCCACGGCGCCCCGGTCTCCGCGCACTCCGTCCCCTCCGCCCAGAAGGTCAAGCCACAGGCATGAAGCTCATCACCGCGATCGTCAAGCCCTACCGCCTCGACGAGGTCAAGACGGCCCTGCAGGAGCTCGGCGTGCACGGTCTGACCGTGACCGAGGCCAGCGGTTACGGCCGTCAGCGCGGCCACACCGAGGTGTACCGGGGCGCCGAGTACCAGGTCGACCTCGTGCCCAAGGTCCGCATCGAGGTCGTCGTCGAGGACGCGGAGTCCGAGGCCGTCATCGACGCGATCGTGCGCGCCGCGCACACCGGCAAGATCGGCGACGGCAAGGTGTGGGCGCTCCCGGTGGAGACGGTCGTCCGGGTCCGCACGGGCGAGCGCGGCCCGGACGCGCTGTAGTTCGGTGCCGGGCGTCGCGTGCCGGTGACCGTTCCGGTCACGCCCTAGCGTCCGGCGGTCTG contains these protein-coding regions:
- a CDS encoding TerB family tellurite resistance protein, with product MLPERGRDGRVTRRARILGTRTAWTPVGDGEFFCPGCGGDRNYQRLTGQRRFTVLGVPVLPRGETGPVVECAACHRHFGADALDHPTTVRFSAMLRDAVHTVALAVLSAGGGCARTALETAAGAVRAAGFADCTEEQLAALVDALAADTGRSYGESYGPGLAIELHEALDPLAPHLAPVGRESILLQGARIALADGPYTPAEREVLATVGAALTICADDVTRLLAAARTPS
- the leuA gene encoding 2-isopropylmalate synthase, coding for MANRQQPSQMPIHKYGQYDQVDIPDRTWPDNRITAAPRWLSTDLRDGNQALIDPMSPERKRRMFDQLVKMGYKEIEVGFPASGQTDFDFVRSIIEEEGAIPDDVTISVLTQAREDLIERTVESLKGARRATVHLYNATAPVFRRVVFRGSKDDIKQIAVDGTRLVMEYAEKLLGPETEFGYQYSPEIFTDTELDFALQVCEAVMDVYQPGPGREIILNLPATVERSTPSTHADRFEWMSRNISRREHVVISVHPHNDRGTAVAAAELALMAGADRVEGCLFGQGERTGNVDLVTLGMNLFSQGVDPQIDFSDIDEIRRTWEYCNQMEVHPRHPYVGDLVYTSFSGSHQDAIKKGFDALEADAAAKGVTVDDIEWAVPYLPIDPKDVGRSYEAVIRVNSQSGKGGIAYVLKNDHKLDLPRRMQIEFSKLIQAKTDAEGGEVTGSAIWSVFQDEYLPNPENPWGRIQVRTGQSTTDTDGVDTLTVEATVDGEDTVLTGTGNGPISAFFDALQSVGVDVRLLDYQEHTMSEGASAQAASYIECAIGDKVLWGIGIDANTTRASLKAVVSAVNRASR
- a CDS encoding M4 family metallopeptidase, whose translation is MTTHGGFEPVFCTVVPPHLLHRLARNDDPALSGPARRTLLRDSELRALRQVTTEFRLAAAPAVKAPSDQPLRTIYDCGHGTDLPGAKVRSEGQDPGRDATVNRAYSGLGATFDLYLKAYRRHSIDDDGLPLDASVHYDEGYNNAFWNGEQMVFGDGDGEIFLDFTNSIDVIGHELTHGVTQYTANLTYYGQPGALNESMSDVFGSLIKQYSLGQTAAEADWLIGAGLLAPDVTGTALRSMKAPGTAYDDDVLGKDPQPATMDEYVRTGRDNGGVHINSGIPNHAFYLAAAALGGYAWEKAGQIWYDVLTGGELGDRAFFTDFAALTVKAARERFGDGGDEFQAVQKAWEQVGVRIL
- a CDS encoding protealysin inhibitor emfourin gives rise to the protein MRIQVRRTGGFAGIERQAEVDTAGRSDAGEWHALAEEAVAAGRGTPPQGVPDGFRYEITVDGRTVHAADPRLTSQQRELITRVLKEGA
- a CDS encoding GH1 family beta-glucosidase, with protein sequence MANDQRAAAHPIPRFPADFLWGVSTSAHQIEGAVAEREPSVWDVFTAEPGRVKDGSTAAVACDHVRRHGEDVALLAGLGVNAYRFSVSWPRVNAPGGLDFYDRLVDELLAAGVRPVPTLFHWDLPADLDWMERDTASRFAEYASVVVDRLGDRVTKWITLNEPAEHTLLGHALGTHAPGKQLLFDALPAAHHQLLGHGLAVQALRAAGAADIGIANSHGPTWPASQEPADLEAAAFYDVLLNRLFAEPLLLGAYPEGLGELMPGDVAADLKIIGEPLDWYGVNYYAPTRVGAPQGTEIEFGGITMPAELPFSVQEIEGVPVTDFGWPVVPEGLTELLTTFKDRYGDRLPPVVITENGCSYEGLDDQARIAYLDGHLRALHRALEEGVDVRGYFVWSLLDNFEWAEGYARRFGLVHVDFATQVRTPKASYAWLRDVLQAQG
- a CDS encoding MFS transporter, translating into MTTADRAATTALAEPVERVGRGWTSALSLANGAIWVGWYGPLQILLASQAEDFAPGSGMSKEAMLAWVTGVGAVVSLAANPLFGALSDRTTSRRGRRTPWIVAGTAGGVLSLLLLAGARGVWTMALGWCLVQLTLNAAFAAVTAAVPDRVPRFQRGSVGGWLGVAQILGVVGGTGLATAAGGIGAGYVACAVFTALGVLPYVLRYEDLRLAEEDRPAWSWRGFAAGFWLSPRRYPDLGWAWLTRFLMNLSNALVLLYLLYYLRDRLHHADPEGGVLILTAVNGLTLLATVVVGGVWSDRIGRRKPFVIWSGVLMAVATAMLAAWQTWPGAIVASAVLGVGFGVFTSVDFALMTDVLPQAGDRGKDLGIINVANALPQVAAPALAAPIVTYLGGYRVLYLVSAVICLAGAVLVGRIRGVD
- the era gene encoding GTPase Era, with the protein product MSVRNQSSEQPAESVHRAGFACFVGRPNAGKSTLTNALVGKKVAITSNRPQTTRHTVRGIVHRPEAQLILVDTPGLHKPRTLLGERLNDVVRATWAEVDVIGFCLPANEKLGPGDRFIAKELAGIKRTPKVAVVTKTDLVDSKTLAEQLIAIDQLGKELGFEWAEIVPVSAVGDQQVELLADLLVPMLPESPPLYPEGDLTDEPEQVMVAELIREAALEGVRDELPHSIAVVVEEMLPREDRPAEKPLLDIHANIYIERPSQKGIIIGPKGKRLKDVGIKSRKQIEALLGTPVFLDLHVKVAKDWQRDPKQLRKLGF
- a CDS encoding ammonium transporter, producing the protein MTLAAAHANTGDTAWLLAATALVLLMTPGLALFYGGMVRTKSVLNMLMMSFVSIALVTVVWLAAGYSLAFGKDAGGGLIGGLEHAGMAGLGPDSVQGTVPTLLFATFQLTFAIITAALISGAIADRAKFAAWLVFVPVWALLVYVPVAHWVWGPGGWIFDRLGALDFAGGLPVEITSGASGLALCLVLGPRLGFKKDAMRPHNLPMVMLGAGLLWFGWFGFNAGSALGANGLAAAAFLNTLAAGCTGLLGWLFVEQRRDGHPTTLGAASGAVAGLVAITPSCGSVSLLGALVVGLAAGVVCSYAVSWKFRLNYDDSLDVVGVHLVGGVIGTLLIGVFAVDTMTGGPEGLLYGGGFGQLGRQLVAVIAVAAYAFTVTYGIGKLLDRTIGLRADEDHEHTGLDLTVHAETAYDHGVLGHGAPVSAHSVPSAQKVKPQA
- a CDS encoding P-II family nitrogen regulator, which codes for MKLITAIVKPYRLDEVKTALQELGVHGLTVTEASGYGRQRGHTEVYRGAEYQVDLVPKVRIEVVVEDAESEAVIDAIVRAAHTGKIGDGKVWALPVETVVRVRTGERGPDAL